From one Fulvitalea axinellae genomic stretch:
- a CDS encoding SusD/RagB family nutrient-binding outer membrane lipoprotein, whose translation MKKYIKILAGVLISTLLACDPGEFDDINKNPNAPSTVNVEALFANGLFSTGGTNSSMALWTQQMSRTYYTSESHYETFRGNFAGVYSGPLMDLQFIIDLEDPQEIYGNIKAASKILQAYFYLITVDTFGPVPFSEALQGTANLTPKYDAEKDIYAGVLESLAQGEAALDESKGAIGGDPMLGGDVAHWKKFANSLIMQAAVRISDTDLAQAKTYFAEAYARGGIVDVSDNINYLHFDKDGQRNFWFTDKSGRFDYAPSDIFVDFMEKTNDPRIDAFINSPTDYNPAEDPEEGKYVGMPYGLKQAEASAFSKSTISSFGTYINSADTPMPVLTASQTWLNIAEAASLGWISGITAKEAYEKGVRSSMEQFDVTEETLIDEYLKGSSIAWQDSKSKELLGNQKWVSLFFQPYDAWRAWRKFDFPVLTPTPNAVNPTKKIPVRLAYGNGETVENAKVYEVGVKLLGGEDNEATRLWWDKF comes from the coding sequence ATGAAAAAATATATAAAAATCCTTGCGGGCGTCTTGATCTCAACTTTATTGGCCTGTGATCCCGGAGAGTTCGACGATATAAATAAAAACCCCAACGCCCCCTCTACGGTAAACGTGGAAGCGCTCTTCGCTAACGGATTGTTCAGTACCGGAGGCACAAACTCCTCGATGGCCTTGTGGACGCAGCAGATGTCCAGAACATACTATACCTCGGAATCCCATTACGAAACATTCAGAGGCAATTTTGCCGGAGTGTACAGCGGACCGTTAATGGACCTTCAATTTATCATCGATCTTGAAGACCCTCAAGAGATCTACGGTAATATCAAAGCCGCTTCCAAAATACTTCAGGCTTACTTTTATCTGATAACCGTTGACACTTTCGGGCCGGTTCCTTTTTCCGAAGCGTTACAGGGCACAGCGAACTTAACGCCGAAATACGATGCCGAGAAGGACATTTACGCAGGCGTATTGGAATCCCTTGCTCAAGGCGAAGCGGCTTTAGACGAGTCAAAAGGAGCCATTGGCGGGGATCCTATGCTGGGCGGGGATGTCGCTCATTGGAAAAAATTCGCCAACTCCCTGATTATGCAAGCGGCGGTCAGAATTTCCGACACTGACTTAGCGCAGGCCAAAACTTATTTCGCCGAAGCATACGCCAGGGGAGGCATAGTTGATGTTTCCGACAACATCAACTACCTGCATTTCGACAAAGACGGCCAGCGTAACTTTTGGTTTACCGATAAATCAGGGCGCTTTGACTATGCTCCAAGTGACATTTTTGTCGATTTCATGGAAAAAACTAATGACCCTAGAATAGATGCTTTCATCAATTCCCCTACGGATTACAATCCCGCCGAAGACCCGGAAGAAGGAAAATATGTGGGCATGCCTTACGGACTGAAGCAGGCCGAAGCTTCCGCTTTTTCCAAATCGACAATCTCCAGTTTCGGCACATATATCAACTCCGCCGACACCCCCATGCCCGTCCTTACGGCCTCTCAAACATGGCTCAATATCGCCGAGGCCGCGTCTCTTGGCTGGATATCGGGAATCACCGCAAAGGAGGCGTATGAAAAAGGCGTGCGCTCATCAATGGAACAATTCGATGTCACTGAGGAAACGCTTATTGACGAATACCTGAAAGGCTCTTCCATCGCATGGCAAGACTCCAAATCCAAAGAACTGTTAGGCAACCAGAAATGGGTTTCTCTTTTCTTTCAGCCATATGACGCTTGGAGAGCGTGGAGAAAATTCGATTTTCCGGTGCTTACCCCAACACCAAACGCAGTAAACCCGACCAAAAAAATCCCGGTACGCCTAGCTTACGGAAATGGTGAGACTGTGGAGAACGCGAAAGTTTATGAAGTAGGGGTCAAGCTTCTTGGCGGTGAAGACAATGAGGCTACTCGCCTTTGGTGGGACAAGTTTTAA
- a CDS encoding SusC/RagA family TonB-linked outer membrane protein → MKQKLQLFILLFAGLFATLQGSAQNNGIVKGKVVSEDGEPVPGLSVIEKGTGYGTATNIDGTYEIKLRNPEGATLQFFGIGYAKQEVEVGNRSVIDITVSDDVTELESVVVTALGQEANKAHLGYTVAAVKSEQLQVAPSTNVAMSLSGKIPGVQVLGASAGKFDANVVVRLRGATGLNSDEGALWILDGVRVNPRAVNPDDVESVSVLKGAAASVLYGEEAANGVIIVTSKGGEKGRIRVDVSSTMTLNKAVLPFKMQDKFGGGWNLDFNTFEYDESKHPEAWKAMDGKPMAQWGDGSWGPELNGQEVLQWDSFYEDEGNYLQTRPWKASDEGIPGFFDTGITSINSVSVSGGSDDVQFRMGYGYLDENGIMPGTEKQRHTVNFRTTANLADRLTATAMVNYASEYFKGNFEERYGLVGSSLYQWNQVQLDYDRLSNYKTPEGMPKTWNFGNGAFDKNSPNFLLPEFWNSPFWDAMENYREDHVQRLSGNIGLTYSITDNWDISVNASTYVYERDRSWRVKDNTYRNGKMDFAPWYSKQKRSDKNTFLSFLSTYNDKFGDFSIDAKVGGERRDYRRSTLEASTSGFLAPGFYNVRNSAEKPELDEYYRNRGVRSLYGSARVGFKEMLFVEFTGRNDWSSTLPEDRNSAFYPGVNGSFVFSELLKSSWITSGNLKAAWAQVKKAIPPYQLSQTYGVGATWGSTPTMFISGDLPNNTLEAQEIVEYELGGQLAVLNDRLGVDITYFNRTSTNEFLPLDVPGTSGFSSLLINAGEFRSWGWEVALRGSPIRTDDFKWDINVSFAPIKTEVVSLFTDPISGRVVERANNDAFEGDFPYVYNDVGKPWGTLVVSQGYKRDESGRVVYSGSDGNYSPIIEKDVEVGEMLPDATGGISSFMNYKGITLNLAFDYQIGGQIYSLSNRYGIYGGTHEETVFKNRNGVWNRYPVAEGGGQLIKGVNEDGTPIEFWMEALDYATMIQADRTEFVYDASFFKLRELSLGYNFPQKWIKPISMRHLSLSFVVTNPSWFFFAESEIDPTQQQENFFESGAFPSQESYGFNLKFGF, encoded by the coding sequence ATGAAACAGAAATTACAGCTGTTCATTCTGTTGTTTGCGGGCCTCTTCGCCACACTCCAAGGGAGCGCCCAAAATAACGGAATCGTAAAAGGAAAAGTCGTTTCCGAAGACGGTGAGCCTGTACCCGGACTCAGCGTTATCGAGAAAGGAACCGGGTACGGAACTGCCACCAATATCGACGGCACGTACGAAATCAAGTTGAGAAACCCTGAAGGCGCTACTCTACAGTTTTTCGGAATAGGATACGCTAAGCAGGAAGTCGAGGTCGGTAACAGGTCCGTTATTGACATAACAGTCTCCGATGACGTTACCGAACTTGAAAGTGTTGTGGTTACGGCCCTAGGACAAGAGGCCAACAAAGCGCACCTAGGTTATACCGTTGCGGCGGTAAAAAGCGAGCAGTTGCAGGTTGCCCCCAGCACTAACGTCGCTATGTCACTCAGCGGTAAGATTCCGGGCGTACAAGTGCTTGGCGCTTCGGCGGGAAAATTTGACGCCAACGTGGTTGTTCGTCTTCGGGGAGCCACTGGTCTTAACTCTGACGAGGGCGCACTCTGGATTCTTGACGGTGTACGGGTAAACCCACGGGCGGTAAACCCCGATGACGTAGAGAGCGTATCCGTTTTGAAAGGCGCCGCCGCCAGTGTGCTATACGGAGAGGAAGCTGCAAATGGCGTAATTATCGTCACTTCAAAAGGTGGCGAAAAGGGCCGTATTAGAGTCGATGTTTCCTCAACAATGACCCTTAACAAAGCCGTTTTACCATTCAAAATGCAAGACAAATTCGGAGGAGGTTGGAATCTGGATTTCAATACTTTCGAGTATGACGAGTCCAAGCACCCAGAAGCGTGGAAGGCTATGGACGGCAAGCCTATGGCTCAGTGGGGTGACGGTAGTTGGGGCCCGGAACTTAACGGCCAAGAGGTGTTGCAGTGGGACAGCTTCTATGAAGATGAAGGCAACTATCTGCAAACAAGACCGTGGAAAGCTTCGGACGAAGGTATTCCCGGATTCTTTGACACAGGCATTACTTCGATCAACAGCGTTTCCGTTTCCGGCGGTTCTGACGATGTGCAGTTCCGAATGGGATACGGCTACTTGGACGAAAACGGCATAATGCCGGGTACCGAGAAACAAAGGCACACCGTCAACTTCAGAACCACCGCCAACTTAGCCGACAGACTAACCGCCACGGCAATGGTTAATTACGCTTCGGAGTATTTCAAAGGCAACTTCGAGGAACGTTACGGTTTGGTAGGGTCAAGCCTTTACCAATGGAACCAAGTACAGCTCGATTACGATAGGCTAAGCAACTACAAAACGCCCGAAGGCATGCCCAAAACATGGAACTTCGGTAACGGAGCCTTTGACAAGAACTCGCCTAACTTTTTGCTTCCCGAATTTTGGAACTCCCCGTTTTGGGACGCTATGGAGAACTACCGTGAGGACCATGTTCAGCGCCTTTCCGGTAATATCGGCTTGACTTACAGCATTACCGACAACTGGGATATTTCCGTAAACGCATCAACCTACGTATATGAGAGAGATCGCTCTTGGAGGGTGAAAGACAACACTTACAGAAACGGTAAAATGGATTTCGCTCCTTGGTACAGCAAGCAGAAAAGATCAGACAAAAACACTTTCCTGTCTTTCCTTTCGACTTACAACGACAAATTTGGCGATTTTTCTATTGACGCAAAGGTGGGTGGAGAACGTAGAGACTACCGAAGAAGTACCCTAGAGGCTTCTACAAGCGGATTTTTGGCGCCGGGATTTTACAATGTGAGAAACTCCGCCGAAAAGCCGGAGCTGGACGAATACTACCGCAACCGGGGAGTGCGAAGCCTTTACGGATCCGCTAGAGTAGGGTTTAAAGAAATGCTTTTCGTCGAATTTACGGGACGTAACGACTGGAGTTCCACTTTGCCGGAAGATCGCAATAGCGCGTTTTATCCCGGCGTCAACGGTTCGTTCGTATTTTCCGAATTATTGAAATCAAGCTGGATTACTTCAGGTAACCTGAAAGCGGCTTGGGCGCAGGTAAAAAAGGCCATTCCTCCTTATCAGCTTAGCCAAACTTACGGCGTCGGCGCTACTTGGGGCTCTACCCCAACCATGTTCATCTCCGGGGATCTTCCAAACAACACCCTTGAGGCGCAGGAAATCGTCGAATACGAATTGGGCGGGCAATTGGCTGTGCTGAACGACCGTTTGGGTGTTGACATCACATATTTCAACCGTACGAGTACAAACGAATTTCTCCCATTGGATGTGCCCGGAACTTCAGGATTCTCTAGCTTATTGATAAACGCCGGCGAATTCCGCTCTTGGGGTTGGGAAGTGGCTTTGCGCGGAAGCCCGATAAGGACTGACGATTTCAAGTGGGACATCAACGTTTCCTTCGCACCGATCAAGACTGAAGTCGTTTCGCTTTTCACAGACCCAATTTCCGGACGAGTTGTCGAGCGGGCAAACAACGACGCTTTCGAGGGTGATTTCCCATACGTTTACAACGACGTAGGCAAACCTTGGGGAACCTTGGTAGTGTCTCAAGGATATAAACGAGACGAAAGCGGACGGGTAGTCTATTCGGGATCAGACGGAAATTATTCCCCTATTATTGAGAAAGACGTGGAAGTAGGCGAGATGCTTCCCGACGCTACGGGCGGTATTTCCTCTTTCATGAATTACAAAGGCATAACCCTTAACCTTGCTTTCGATTACCAAATCGGCGGGCAAATCTATTCGCTATCAAACCGCTATGGCATTTACGGGGGAACCCATGAAGAAACCGTTTTCAAAAACAGAAACGGTGTTTGGAACCGCTATCCGGTAGCTGAAGGCGGCGGCCAATTGATCAAAGGAGTAAACGAGGACGGAACGCCTATCGAATTCTGGATGGAAGCCCTCGATTACGCCACTATGATACAGGCGGACCGTACGGAGTTTGTCTATGACGCTTCATTCTTCAAGCTGCGAGAACTTAGCCTCGGCTACAACTTTCCGCAAAAATGGATTAAGCCAATCTCGATGCGTCACCTTTCTTTGAGTTTTGTGGTTACCAACCCTTCGTGGTTTTTCTTCGCCGAGTCTGAAATTGATCCGACTCAACAACAAGAAAACTTCTTTGAAAGTGGCGCATTCCCGTCGCAAGAGTCTTACGGTTTCAACCTTAAGTTTGGCTTCTAA
- a CDS encoding endo-beta-N-acetylglucosaminidase, which translates to MRKTFLLFFLCVIYLLPIQAQDYPQSKDWFFKKTEFQNWSPASESADPDIEFHISRVPLKERFQFRASQADPSIDPNRRMGIWSGLPENVRGSNSAFEYAFSAWQYTDVFARWNGGGKRITIPPASHIEAAHRNGTQMLGNIIWAWGDNSMQEHTEMVRKENGVYVNAVKLVEMAKFYGFDGWAFNVETTTNVPKEPLVLFMQAMREYATSQGLSNFRTLWYDARSNAGSIRFTEELTSNNDHYFDYNGETVSDVFFLNYNWYSDRLDRSISRAKSLGRDPYDVHAGIYTNGNRSNYADLGRKEVSICLWLESSNGDASDTPLEFMNSALKNTSKVWAGPNGDPSRPGTPRNDSDYAAGYSFFIADRSAIKEYPFVTRFNTGSGVFFSVAGDEIWEKEWSDVSLQDVLPTWRWWWSQGGQNLKTSIYYEDAYEGGASVRINGDVSGENVLNLYKVKLPVSQATELALTYKLKDTDAGAASGLEVGVAFENGSSLSGFTFHPVGNLEKEGWNTKTVSLAQHAGQTMAVIALKVSGSINDYDLRLGELSLTDGVVDSPASPTAINVASLAQTGDKLSAKLTWSLPGNPRYNEDADVSYFEVYQTTSDGKDHFIGRSVARAFIAKDHKIQPDGGNVNLKVVSVGMDGKTKSAPINGSVAWDPEPEADFATGLALQGLPVEFTNESNAATTYEWTFEGGTPATSTDANPQVTYSENGTYTVALKAKHADGTRESVLEKKVVVVPQVANNTLNSDFEVTNPNPEQGERIDFNFTGNPGLTYGPTSGIDVPAGVGRDQSSGDIDLSGGPLTISFWIRRDSWQKDYQIFMGVHNGVTINWKYSAVQAKLHNAGAAGKNLGRTSNRVVTKQWTHLALVYDGVNLTMYQDGEAVSTRSDGIGFGINAKGRFYIGSDSYKAMNFVVDEIRFWKEARTAEQVKEFMFKEIPAPYPAALAHYWPLDENSGNTATDVVGNNTIQMNNISWTTGSPYVQAVSPVPVRDFSYEWTFDGAVDPYSEEASPRVRYMNAGTYPVSLKITTTGGVDVETKTGYITVGEADNVAPVAVIAGEYSPKTNTAVTFSSEGTVDSDGTVAGYAWDFGDGNSSTDANPTHTYTIAGDYTVSLTVTDNEGATASVTKAITVTDEVVAPTVLAQGGIVNISESWTTVNLDDTYSSMVVVATPVTEVNASLAPFVVRIRNASGSSFEIKLQSTGTGTVGTRPVHYLAVEEGDYTEAEHGVKMSAQKVTSTKTAYKWNYPGKGEQISLAAFSSPVVVGQVMTYNDSRWSVFYSDNGNLGSPTSSVAYIGKHVGAGPDTDRQSETVGYIVMESGTTADLGKASLKAGIATGVTGFTRNPNGKVYSHNYNEATGAVASISGMSGSDGAWANLVGTGGLNTTSLTLALDEDQVADTERKHSEEIVSYIVFADKSDIGVQQRTSIGDNRESLQLSTDMAVWPNPATDQVNISLAGDFSYTLYSQNGATISSRNANGEASVDVNALANGFYVLKIIHGNETAAIRVLKK; encoded by the coding sequence ATGCGAAAGACATTTTTACTATTCTTTTTATGCGTAATTTACCTGTTGCCTATTCAGGCCCAGGATTACCCCCAGTCCAAAGACTGGTTTTTTAAAAAAACGGAGTTCCAGAATTGGAGCCCTGCTTCTGAGAGTGCCGACCCGGATATTGAATTTCATATCTCAAGGGTCCCCCTAAAAGAACGTTTTCAGTTTAGGGCGTCGCAGGCTGACCCGAGTATAGACCCGAACCGGAGAATGGGAATATGGTCCGGGCTTCCGGAGAATGTGCGCGGATCTAACTCCGCTTTCGAGTACGCTTTCTCCGCTTGGCAATACACCGATGTGTTCGCCCGCTGGAATGGTGGCGGTAAGCGGATAACCATCCCGCCGGCTTCGCATATAGAGGCGGCTCACCGGAACGGTACCCAAATGCTCGGCAATATTATCTGGGCTTGGGGTGATAACTCGATGCAGGAGCATACGGAAATGGTTCGAAAGGAAAACGGCGTTTATGTCAATGCGGTAAAGCTGGTGGAAATGGCCAAATTTTACGGATTTGACGGTTGGGCTTTCAATGTGGAGACAACCACTAACGTCCCCAAAGAACCGCTGGTGCTTTTTATGCAGGCTATGCGCGAATATGCCACCTCGCAAGGGCTCTCAAACTTCCGTACTTTATGGTATGATGCCAGAAGCAATGCGGGAAGTATTCGCTTTACGGAAGAGTTAACTTCGAACAACGACCATTATTTTGATTATAATGGCGAAACGGTTTCCGACGTTTTCTTTCTCAATTACAATTGGTATTCCGATAGGCTTGACCGTTCTATAAGCCGAGCGAAAAGCCTGGGAAGGGATCCCTATGATGTACATGCGGGTATCTATACCAATGGAAACCGCAGCAACTATGCTGACCTTGGCCGTAAGGAAGTGTCTATATGCCTGTGGCTTGAAAGCAGTAACGGCGACGCTTCGGACACTCCTTTGGAATTTATGAACAGTGCCCTGAAAAACACCTCCAAAGTATGGGCTGGGCCAAACGGCGACCCAAGCCGTCCGGGTACGCCTAGAAACGATTCGGATTATGCGGCTGGTTATTCGTTTTTTATCGCTGACCGTTCGGCGATTAAGGAATATCCGTTTGTAACCCGATTCAATACGGGAAGCGGCGTGTTTTTCTCCGTAGCCGGTGATGAAATTTGGGAAAAAGAATGGAGCGACGTGAGCTTGCAGGACGTTTTGCCTACTTGGAGATGGTGGTGGAGCCAGGGCGGTCAAAACCTCAAGACTTCCATCTATTATGAAGACGCTTACGAAGGCGGCGCCTCGGTTAGAATCAACGGGGATGTTTCCGGCGAAAATGTTCTGAATCTTTACAAAGTAAAACTACCTGTAAGCCAAGCGACCGAGTTGGCTTTGACTTATAAGTTGAAAGATACCGACGCCGGCGCCGCTTCGGGACTGGAAGTGGGTGTCGCTTTTGAAAACGGCTCAAGCCTCAGCGGTTTTACCTTCCACCCTGTCGGGAATTTGGAAAAGGAAGGATGGAATACCAAAACGGTTAGTTTGGCCCAGCACGCCGGACAAACTATGGCGGTGATAGCCTTGAAAGTCAGCGGATCCATCAACGATTACGATTTGCGTCTTGGGGAGCTTTCCCTTACGGACGGAGTCGTTGACTCGCCGGCTAGTCCAACGGCTATCAACGTGGCCAGCCTCGCGCAGACGGGCGACAAACTTTCGGCTAAGTTGACGTGGTCTTTGCCGGGCAATCCGCGCTATAACGAGGACGCCGACGTTTCGTATTTCGAAGTATACCAGACTACTTCCGACGGAAAAGACCATTTTATCGGGCGCTCGGTAGCGAGGGCTTTTATAGCCAAAGACCACAAAATACAGCCTGATGGTGGCAACGTCAACCTTAAGGTTGTATCCGTAGGAATGGATGGAAAGACCAAAAGCGCTCCGATCAATGGCAGTGTAGCTTGGGATCCGGAGCCGGAAGCGGATTTTGCCACAGGTCTGGCCCTGCAAGGGCTTCCGGTCGAATTTACGAACGAGTCAAATGCCGCGACCACGTATGAGTGGACTTTCGAAGGAGGAACCCCGGCTACGAGCACTGACGCAAATCCTCAGGTGACGTATTCGGAGAACGGGACTTACACCGTTGCGTTGAAAGCGAAACACGCCGACGGAACGCGGGAGTCGGTTTTGGAAAAGAAAGTGGTGGTGGTACCGCAAGTGGCTAACAATACTTTGAACTCCGACTTCGAGGTTACGAACCCTAACCCTGAGCAGGGTGAAAGGATCGATTTTAATTTTACAGGAAATCCGGGACTCACATACGGGCCTACTTCCGGCATTGATGTGCCCGCCGGAGTTGGCAGAGACCAAAGTTCGGGAGATATAGATCTTTCGGGCGGACCGCTTACGATTTCTTTCTGGATCAGAAGGGACAGTTGGCAAAAGGATTACCAAATATTCATGGGAGTCCACAACGGCGTTACCATCAATTGGAAGTACAGCGCTGTGCAGGCCAAACTCCATAACGCTGGTGCGGCGGGCAAAAACTTGGGAAGAACCTCAAACAGGGTGGTCACCAAGCAGTGGACGCATTTGGCGCTTGTTTATGATGGGGTTAACCTGACGATGTACCAAGATGGCGAGGCCGTAAGTACCCGTAGCGATGGAATAGGTTTTGGCATAAACGCCAAGGGTAGATTCTATATCGGAAGCGATTCTTATAAAGCGATGAATTTTGTTGTGGACGAGATTCGTTTCTGGAAAGAGGCCCGTACGGCCGAGCAGGTTAAGGAGTTTATGTTTAAGGAAATTCCGGCTCCATATCCGGCTGCGTTAGCCCATTATTGGCCGCTGGACGAGAACTCGGGCAATACGGCGACTGATGTGGTTGGCAACAATACCATCCAGATGAATAATATCAGCTGGACAACGGGATCGCCTTATGTTCAGGCCGTATCGCCGGTGCCGGTCCGTGATTTCTCTTACGAGTGGACATTCGATGGCGCGGTAGATCCATACAGCGAAGAGGCCAGCCCGAGAGTTCGTTATATGAATGCGGGTACTTATCCTGTTAGTCTGAAAATCACCACTACAGGAGGTGTGGATGTGGAAACCAAGACCGGGTATATCACCGTAGGCGAGGCTGACAACGTAGCGCCTGTGGCGGTTATAGCGGGTGAGTATTCTCCGAAAACAAATACCGCCGTAACCTTCAGCAGTGAAGGGACCGTGGATTCCGACGGAACTGTAGCCGGCTATGCGTGGGACTTTGGCGACGGAAACTCGTCGACCGACGCGAACCCGACACATACTTATACCATAGCCGGAGATTATACGGTAAGCCTTACCGTTACCGATAACGAGGGCGCCACTGCCTCGGTAACCAAAGCTATTACCGTTACGGATGAAGTTGTGGCTCCGACCGTCTTGGCACAGGGAGGAATCGTGAATATTTCGGAGAGTTGGACAACGGTCAACTTGGATGACACTTACAGTTCCATGGTAGTAGTGGCTACGCCTGTTACTGAAGTCAACGCCTCTTTGGCTCCTTTTGTGGTGCGAATCAGAAACGCGTCGGGAAGTTCATTTGAGATAAAACTGCAATCTACAGGAACGGGAACTGTAGGCACTAGGCCTGTACATTACCTTGCGGTAGAGGAAGGCGACTATACTGAAGCGGAACATGGCGTGAAGATGTCGGCGCAAAAAGTCACATCCACCAAGACCGCCTATAAGTGGAATTATCCTGGCAAAGGCGAGCAGATTAGCCTTGCGGCATTCTCCTCTCCTGTTGTTGTAGGACAGGTGATGACTTATAACGATAGCCGTTGGTCGGTTTTCTATTCCGATAACGGAAACCTCGGTTCCCCTACCTCGTCCGTGGCTTACATAGGCAAACATGTCGGAGCGGGTCCGGATACGGATCGTCAATCCGAAACTGTAGGATATATAGTGATGGAGTCAGGCACCACGGCAGATTTGGGCAAAGCTTCCCTGAAAGCGGGAATTGCTACGGGAGTTACCGGATTTACCAGAAACCCTAACGGGAAAGTGTACAGCCATAACTATAATGAGGCTACGGGAGCGGTAGCCAGCATATCCGGAATGTCGGGCAGTGACGGCGCATGGGCCAACCTTGTGGGAACAGGTGGTTTGAATACGACTTCATTGACATTGGCTTTGGATGAAGACCAAGTGGCCGACACTGAGCGTAAGCATTCGGAAGAAATCGTGTCTTATATAGTATTCGCCGATAAATCCGACATTGGCGTACAGCAAAGAACCAGTATTGGAGATAATAGAGAAAGTCTTCAGCTTAGTACAGATATGGCGGTTTGGCCGAATCCGGCGACGGACCAAGTTAATATTTCCTTGGCGGGAGATTTCTCGTATACACTTTATAGCCAAAACGGAGCGACTATCAGTTCCAGGAATGCAAACGGTGAAGCCAGTGTTGATGTCAATGCTTTGGCGAACGGATTCTATGTTCTTAAAATTATTCACGGTAATGAAACCGCAGCGATTAGAGTCTTAAAGAAATAA